Part of the Solwaraspora sp. WMMA2065 genome is shown below.
CCGGTGGTCACCCAGCCGGTACCGAACCGGGCGGCCAGGTCCAACGACCGGGGCCCGTTGGCGGCCAGGACGAACGGCACCCGGGGGCGCTGCCGGCAACCAGGGGCGCTGCGGGCGTCGACCGCCCGGAAGTACCGGCCCTGCCAGGTGACCCGGTCGGTCCGCAGCAGCAGGTCGAGCAGCTCGACGAACTCGGCGTACCGGTCGGCGCGGGCGCGCGGGGTCAGCGGCGGCATGCCGAGGACGGTGGCGTCGAAGCCGAGCCCGCCGGCACCCACCCCGAGTAGCACCCGGCCGTCGGAGATGTCGTCCAAGGCAGTGATCTCCCGGGCGAAGTGCACCGGGTGCCGGAAGTTCGGCGAGGCAACCAGGGTGCCCAGCGGGATCCGGGAGGTGATGGACGCGGCGGCGGCCAGCGTCGGTACCGCGTCGAACCACGGCCCGTCGACCAGATCCCGCCATCCCAGATGGTCGTAGGTCCAGGCGTGGTCGAAGCCCCACTCCTCGGCCTGGCGCCAGCGGCGCGACGTCACCGACCACGGCTCGTCCGGCAGAATCACAATCCCAACCCGCACGGTCGATACCCTACGCCCGGATGTCCCGTCAGGCCGGCTGGCGTTCCCTGCGGTGAATGTCCATCCGGCCACGACCGAACGCGTCGATATGGCCCCACCTGCCGGGAATGTCCAATAGTTCGATCCGGCCCATGCTGATCGGCAACGCCGGGTCGACCACCAGGTGCTCACCCTGCGGCTCCAGGCCGAGCAGGGTCCGCAGCAGCAGCAGGGTGGCCCCGGTCGACCAGGCCTGCGGGCTGCAGGAGGTCGGATACTCCACCGGATACTTGGTCAGCGCCCGGTCGTAGCCGCCGAACGCCTCCGGCAGCCGGCCGTTGAAGTACTGCGCGGCGTTGATGATCCCGTCGGCGATCCGGGCCGACTCCTCGACGAAGCCGTACTTGCGCAGGCCCCAGGCGATGAACGAGTTGTCGAACGGCCAGACCGTGCCGACGTGGTAGCCGATCGGATTGAACCGGCCCTCCCCCTCGGCAAGGGTCCGCACCCCCCAGCCGGAGAACATCCGCGGGCTGACCAGGTGCTTGGCGATCTTCTTGGCCTTGCCGGCATCGACGATGCCGCTCCACAGCAGGTGGCCTATGTTCGACGACAACGCGTCGACCTGGCCGCCCTCCGGGTCCAGCGCGAGCGCGAAGTACTCCCCGTCGGCGACCCAGAAGTCCCGGTTGAACCGATGTTTCAGGTCGGCCGCCTCCCGCTCCAACTGGTCGGCGTACCCCGGGTCGTGCCAGATCTCGCGGGCCAGCCGGGCGCCGCGCATCTTGGCGTCGTACGCGTACCCCTGCAGCTCACAGGTCGCCCGGGGGTAGCCGGGCAGCCGGCCGTCGCGGTAGCAGATCGCATCCCAGGAGTCCTTCCAGCACTGGTTCTCCAGCCCGGTCTCCTCGTTGCGCCGCTCGTACCACAGGTAGCCGTTATTGAGCAGATCACCGTAGGTGTCGATCCAGCACAGCGCCTGCCGGGCCTCGACCTCCAAGGCCCGGACCAGCTTGACGTCGCCGCTCCACCGCTCGTACTCGTCGAGCAGCACGACGAACAGCGGGGTCGAGTCGGCTGCTCCGAAGTACGGAGTGTGCGGCTGCTCCTCGAAGGCCGACGACTCGCCGTACCGGATCTCGTGCAGGATCTTTCCCGGTTCCTCGTCCCGGAAGTCGTCGAGCTTGCTGCCCTGCAACCCGCCGAGCAGCCGCAGGGTAGACGCCGCCAGCTCCGGAGCGAACGGCAATGCCTGCAGGCTGGTGAAGATGCTGTCCCGGCCGAACATGGTGGCGAACCACGGCACACCGGCGGCCGGCACCGACTGGCCGGCCAGCGACAACGGGGTGTAGCGCAGCGCGGCCAGATCCACCAGGCTCCGCCGGTACGTCGACGCGAGCGGCTCACACTCGCAGGACAGCCGGGGTGCCCGGGCGATCCACTCGTCCAGTTCCCGGCGCATCTCCGGCTTGGCCCGGTCGAAGTGCTGACCGAGCATCCCTTCGCGCAGGTCACGACCGTCCGGACCGATCGCGGTGGTCTTCACCTTGATGTGGGTGACCCACCGGCCGTGCGGCTCGACGACGATGGTGAAGCTGAGTCCGTGCTCGTCGATCGCCGCCGGCTCGCTGCTGGAGATGACCGTCTCCCGGTGGAAGCTCTCCCGCTGGTAGCCGAGCCGCAGGCAGTCCCGGTCGACGTGGGCGTAGTGCTTGCCGACCTTGTTCCGGACGTCCTTGATCTCGAACAGGTCGGCGAAGTCACTGCCCGCCTCCAGCCGGACTTTCAGCTCCACCGGCTCCTGGGCATGGTTGAGAATGGTAATTTCCTCGTCGAAGCTGCCGCCCACCCAGCGCTGCCGGATCACCGACATCTCGGCATCGACGTAGTGGGTCGGCTCGCCGGGCACCAGGAAAAACCGTGCCTCGAAGTACTGCAGGTCATCGACCGACAGTGAGGACAACCGCTCACCGTCAATGGTCAGCTGCCACTTCGACAGGAACCGGGTGTCGAACGAGAACAGCCCGGTGGGTGCCGCCGGAGAGGCGTCGATGTCGCCCTGACTGTCACTGACCACGAAGGTGTTACCGTCCAGGATACTGACCATTCCCTCGGTCATTGCTCAGTCCTCTCCCGCCGGGCGAACGCGCGTGGGTCGTGGGAACCGGGTGGGCCGGGCATCATCCGCTCGATCAGGATCAGCAGGCGAAGATCGCCGAGCACCATGATGTCGCCGCGTAACATCGCCGCCATCGGGTTGATCTCGCCCCGGGCCATCCCTTCGAAGACCTCCTGATCGGTACGCAGCACGCTCTCTGCGTCCCGCTGCTCGCGCACCAGGCTGGCCCGGCCGTCATCGAAGGTGACGAACCAGTAGTCCACCTGTTCGTCGTGTGCCAGGTCGAACCGCACCGTCCCGGAGATCTGCCGCAGCAGCGCCGCGTTCTCCTTCTGGCCGAGGCGGTCGAAGAACTCCCGCGTCGCCGGCATCGGTTCACGCGCCGAGGCCGTCCGTGTGGTCTGCGCCCGCTGCGTCGTCTGCGGCATGATCCGCTCCCTCCACCCAGTGGCAGGGTCGCGGCCGATCGGGTGGTACGGCATCACCCGTACCGGGTGAAGCCGGCCCGGGTGTCAGGGCAGAGCTCCGGTACCCGGTCAGTCGGCGGAGATGCCGTACGCAGTCCAGCCCCGGTCGCGGAACCCGGCGGCCGAGGCCACCTTCGCCGACGCGGCGTTGCCCACCGCGTGCAGGTAGGTGGGGACGGCGCCGCCGTCGAGCACCCGACGGGCGGCCTGGGCGACCAGCCGGCGGGCCAGACCACGATCACGGGCCGCCGGTACGGTGCCGACCGCGATCTCCTGGCCGTGCGCGCCGTGCCGCTTCAGCCCGACCCCGGCCAGGAACGTCCCCTCGGCGTCCCGGGCGACCAGCACCGGGTTGGTGAACTGCCGCAGCCAGGGCGGCAACGACTCGTCAGCGGAGTCGATCCAGTCCCCGGCGTCGGGCAGCGGCGCCGGCGCCAGACAGTACCGGAACACGGTGCGCTGCGCCCGCCAGCCAGGACGGCCGACCGCGGTGGGCAACTTGGCCAGCAGATCGGTGAGCGGCAGGTCGGTCAACGCGCGTACCGCCTCGACCTTGTCGGGTGGCACGGACAGCACCGCGCCGCCGGGCGCCCCGACGCCGACCACCGGATGGGGTCGGCCGTCCCAGCCCGGTCGAATCCGCCGCTCCGAGCCGACCACCTGCAACGCCCGGCCGGCCGGCCACTGGCCCAGCCAGCTGACCAGATGATGGTAGAGACGCTTGTCCAGCATCCTGCCTGCCTCCTGCCGTACGGGACGGCCGGCGCGCCGCCCTGATGGAGAAGCCGTTCCCCGCCCGGACATGCCGCTATCTCGAAGTGCCGCTGTCTGCCCTGCCGAAAGTATGCAGCTTTTCCGGCCGATGTGGTCAGTTGGCCGAAGATGTGCGAACCAGTGTCCGGATCTGGCGCAGCAGCACCGACAATGCTGCGAGGTCGGCCGGCGAGTGGGCGAAATCCTCCATCGCCCGCCGTACCCGGGCCACCGCGCTGGCGTTGTCCTGCTCCCACTGTTCGGCCCGGTCCTGCACCGCCACCTCGCCCGGGGTGGCGGTGAGCACCTCGACGGTGAGCGCCGCCAGCGCGGCGTACAGGTCGTAGCGCAGCGCGGTGCGGGCCAGCGTCTGCCAGCGGTCCCCCCGGGGCAGCAGCGAGATCTTGCTCAGCAGCCAGTCGACCCGGAACCGTTCGGACAGCATGAAGTACACCGAGGCGACCTCGGTGACGTCACAGCCGGTGTCGGCGGCGGTCTCCACCACGTCGAGCAGCCCGAAGCTGTACATGATCCGAGTGGCCCGATCGGCGAGATCCGGCGGCAGGCCGCGACCGGTCATGGTGTCGACGTGGGCCCGCAGCGACTCCCGCTCGTCGCCCCGGAAGTAGTCGCCCAGCTCCGGCAGCAGCCGCGACACCCCGTCGCGCAGCCGGGCGGTCTCCCCTGGCACGTCCAGCGGGGACTTGCGGTTGGTGACCAGCCAGCGGACAGCCCGGTCCAGTAGTCGCCGGCTCTCCAGATAGACCGATACCTGCGCGGCGGTGCCGACCACGTTGTCCAGCGCGTCGATGTCTGCCCACAGCGTGTCGAGCCCGAACACGTCGCGGACCACCACGTAGGCCCGCAGCACGTCGGCCGCCGACGCTCCGGTCTCCTCCATCGTCCGGTAGACGAAGGACATGCCACCCCGGTTGACCGCCTCGTTGACCAGGCTGGTCACCACGATCTCCCGGCGCAGCTGGTGGTCGGTCATCCGGGCGGCGTACCGCTCGCGCAGCGGGGTCGGGAAGTAGTTGGCCAGCACCCGGTCGGTCCACGCCTCGTCGGGCAGCCCGTCGGCCAGCACCTGTCCCTCGATGGAAATCTTGGCGTAGGCGAGCAGCACCGCGAACTCGGGCAGGGTCAGCCCGTCGGCGCCGGCACGGATCCGCTCGGCCAGATCCTCGTCGGACGGCAGCGCCTCCAGCTCCCGGTCCAGCTGCCCCGACTGTTCCAGGTCGGTGATCATCCGCCGGTGCACCGGCAGCAGCGGACGCGCCTGCGCGCAGGCGTTGGCCAGGGCCCGCGCCTGGTCGTAGTTGTCCCGCAGCACCAGCGCGGCGACCTCGTCGGTCATCTCGGCGAGCAGGGCGTCGCGCTGCGGCACGGTCAGCTCCCCGTCGGCCACCGCACCACCCAGCAGGATCTTGATGTTGACCTCGTGGTCGGAGCAGTCCACCCCGGCCGAGTTGTCGATGAAGTCGGTGTAGATCCGCCCGCCGGCGATCGCGTACTCGATCCGGCCCCGCTGGGTGAGCCCCAGGTTGCCGCCCTCGCCGACCACCTTCGCCCGCACCGACCGGCCGTCGACCCGGATCGCGTCGTTGGCCTTGTCGCCGGCGTCGACGTGCGACTCGCCGGAGGCCTTGACGTAGGTGCCGATGCCGCCGTTGAACAGCAGGTCCACCGGGGCGCGCAGGATCGCCCGGATCAGCTCCGGCGGGGAGAGCAGGTCGACCCCGTCGTCGAGGCCGAGCGCCGCGCGGACCTGCCAGCTGACCGGCACCGACTTGGCAGTACGCGGGTACACCCCACCGCCGGCTGAGATCAGCCCGGTGTCGTAGTCGGCCCACGACGACCGGGGCAGGTCGAACAGCCGCCGCCGCTCGGCGTACGAGGTGGCCGGGTCCGGGTCCGGGTCGAGGAAGATGTGCCGGTGGTCGAAGGCGGCGACCAGCCGGACGTGTTCGGACAGCAGCATGCCGTTGCCGAACACGTCACCGGACATGTCACCGATGCCGACCACCGTGAAGTCCTGCCGTTGGACGTCCACCCCCAGTTCCCGGAAGTGCCGCTTGACCGACTCCCAGGCGCCCCGCGCGGTGATGCCTATCTTCTTGTGGTCGTAGCCGGCCGACCCGCCGGAGGCGAACGCGTCGCCCATCCAGAAGCCCCGGGAGATCGAGATCGCGTTGGCCACATCGGAAAAGGTCGCGGTGCCCTTGTCTGCGGCGACCACCAGGTACGGGTCGTCGCCGTCGTGGCGCACCACCCGTTGCGGCGGCACGATCTGCCCGGCGACGATGTTGTCGGTGACGTCCAGCAGACCGGAGATGAACTGCTGGTAGCAGGCCACCCCCTCGGCCTGGGCCGCCTCCCGGTCCGGTGGCTCGGCCGCCGCCCGGCCGCGTGCCGTACCACCGGGCTGCTTCACCACGAAGCCGCCCTTGGCACCGACCGGCACGATCACCGCGTTCTTCACCATCTGCGCCTTGACCAGGCCGAGCACCTCGGTACGGAAGTCCTCCCGCCGGTCCGACCAGCGCAGCCCGCCCCGGGCGACCTCACCGAAGCGCAGGTGCACGCCCTCGAACCGGGGCGAGTAGACGAAGATCTCGTACGCCGGCCGGGGCGCCGGCAGGTCCGGGACGGCCTGCGGGTCGAGTTTGATCGCCACGTACGGGACCGGGCGGCCGTCGGCGCCCCGCTGGTAGAAGTTGGTCCGCAGGGTGGCCAGGATCAGCGTCAGGTAGCTGCGCAGGATCCGGTCCTGGTCGAGGCTGTCCACCTCGTCGAAATGGCGGCCGATCACGGCGACCAGTTCCTGGCCGCGCCGGCGGCGGCGCTCATCGTCGACGTCGGGCCCCGGCGCGAACCGGGTCTCGAAGAGTTGGATCAGCAGCGCGGCGATCGCCGGGTAGGCGACGAAAGTGGACTCCATGTACTCCTGGGAGAAGACCGCGCCGGCCTGGCGCAGGTACTTCGCGTACGCCCGCAGCACTACCACCTGCCGCCAGGTCAGCCCGGCGCGCAGCACCAGCTCGTTGAGGCCGTCGATCTCCGCCTCACCGCGCCAGGCCGCCGAGAACGCGTTCTCCACGTGCGGCCGAACCTCGGCCATCGCTCGGGCGCCGACCGGCAGCCGCAGCCCGAAGTCGTACAGGTAGATCCGCTGGTCGACCCGGTCGATCTCGTACGGCCGTTCGTCGATCACCTGCACACCGAGAGAGTGCAGCACCGGCAGCACATCGGACAGCACCATCGGTTCGCCGTACCGGTAGACCTTGAACCGCACGTCCCGCTCGTCGACCCCGGTACCGCCGGGTGGCCGGAACAGGTGCATCTCCAGCTGGCCGGGCTCCTCCAGC
Proteins encoded:
- a CDS encoding LLM class flavin-dependent oxidoreductase: MRVGIVILPDEPWSVTSRRWRQAEEWGFDHAWTYDHLGWRDLVDGPWFDAVPTLAAAASITSRIPLGTLVASPNFRHPVHFAREITALDDISDGRVLLGVGAGGLGFDATVLGMPPLTPRARADRYAEFVELLDLLLRTDRVTWQGRYFRAVDARSAPGCRQRPRVPFVLAANGPRSLDLAARFGTGWVTTGTVFDDQAAWWASVGQLAQRCDTALDRAGRDSGSLRRYLSLDSAPVFSLTSADFFAAAVDRAAGLGFTDVITHWPRRSSWYAGDERVLAEVATDVLPQLRA
- a CDS encoding GNAT family N-acetyltransferase gives rise to the protein MLDKRLYHHLVSWLGQWPAGRALQVVGSERRIRPGWDGRPHPVVGVGAPGGAVLSVPPDKVEAVRALTDLPLTDLLAKLPTAVGRPGWRAQRTVFRYCLAPAPLPDAGDWIDSADESLPPWLRQFTNPVLVARDAEGTFLAGVGLKRHGAHGQEIAVGTVPAARDRGLARRLVAQAARRVLDGGAVPTYLHAVGNAASAKVASAAGFRDRGWTAYGISAD
- a CDS encoding glycogen debranching N-terminal domain-containing protein, which translates into the protein MTEGMVSILDGNTFVVSDSQGDIDASPAAPTGLFSFDTRFLSKWQLTIDGERLSSLSVDDLQYFEARFFLVPGEPTHYVDAEMSVIRQRWVGGSFDEEITILNHAQEPVELKVRLEAGSDFADLFEIKDVRNKVGKHYAHVDRDCLRLGYQRESFHRETVISSSEPAAIDEHGLSFTIVVEPHGRWVTHIKVKTTAIGPDGRDLREGMLGQHFDRAKPEMRRELDEWIARAPRLSCECEPLASTYRRSLVDLAALRYTPLSLAGQSVPAAGVPWFATMFGRDSIFTSLQALPFAPELAASTLRLLGGLQGSKLDDFRDEEPGKILHEIRYGESSAFEEQPHTPYFGAADSTPLFVVLLDEYERWSGDVKLVRALEVEARQALCWIDTYGDLLNNGYLWYERRNEETGLENQCWKDSWDAICYRDGRLPGYPRATCELQGYAYDAKMRGARLAREIWHDPGYADQLEREAADLKHRFNRDFWVADGEYFALALDPEGGQVDALSSNIGHLLWSGIVDAGKAKKIAKHLVSPRMFSGWGVRTLAEGEGRFNPIGYHVGTVWPFDNSFIAWGLRKYGFVEESARIADGIINAAQYFNGRLPEAFGGYDRALTKYPVEYPTSCSPQAWSTGATLLLLRTLLGLEPQGEHLVVDPALPISMGRIELLDIPGRWGHIDAFGRGRMDIHRRERQPA
- a CDS encoding NAD-glutamate dehydrogenase — its product is MNRRPVTKSKRQASGGDGQGRRQSAGPHRQSELDPDEVFDLQTFAPPESALAAVVDDTDDTGYDEPMPSAERLIAQAVSLADTDHDAACLVDRFWRFAADEELVGCRPQEMLDAARAHRELAGHRLPGELKLRLTPPGDGRPYTVVEIVTDDMPFLVDSVTALLAERHFDVHLLVHPLVVVRREPLGQLTEVAADVEPDDAIDGDLVESWIRIEIDPIRIAGDLDRLRRDLQRVLTDVREAVEDWPRMRQRALVLADELDRAEPGSPEAPPVPEKDLTDSVELLRWLADDHFTFLGYREYRLVDSGDGEKALVAVLGSGLGILRQDQTRPRPLTSMTPQAAAKALEQRLLIITKANSRATVHRAAYLDYVGVKVFDSAGAVVGERRFLGLFSTAAYRTSVQELPVVRRKVAEVLERSGLSPRSHSGKDLLQILETYPRDELFQIRTDDLYHAVLGVLRMAGRRQLRLFLRSDGYGRFLSCLIYLPRDRFTTHNRLRMQQILLRELNGVGVDYTTRVTESMLARVHFIVRTDPASPPVELDPDRLAELLAEATRLWEDDFRLVLERKLGDESAKSLHRRYADAYPEGYKEEHTAYEAVQDLAKLELLEEPGQLEMHLFRPPGGTGVDERDVRFKVYRYGEPMVLSDVLPVLHSLGVQVIDERPYEIDRVDQRIYLYDFGLRLPVGARAMAEVRPHVENAFSAAWRGEAEIDGLNELVLRAGLTWRQVVVLRAYAKYLRQAGAVFSQEYMESTFVAYPAIAALLIQLFETRFAPGPDVDDERRRRRGQELVAVIGRHFDEVDSLDQDRILRSYLTLILATLRTNFYQRGADGRPVPYVAIKLDPQAVPDLPAPRPAYEIFVYSPRFEGVHLRFGEVARGGLRWSDRREDFRTEVLGLVKAQMVKNAVIVPVGAKGGFVVKQPGGTARGRAAAEPPDREAAQAEGVACYQQFISGLLDVTDNIVAGQIVPPQRVVRHDGDDPYLVVAADKGTATFSDVANAISISRGFWMGDAFASGGSAGYDHKKIGITARGAWESVKRHFRELGVDVQRQDFTVVGIGDMSGDVFGNGMLLSEHVRLVAAFDHRHIFLDPDPDPATSYAERRRLFDLPRSSWADYDTGLISAGGGVYPRTAKSVPVSWQVRAALGLDDGVDLLSPPELIRAILRAPVDLLFNGGIGTYVKASGESHVDAGDKANDAIRVDGRSVRAKVVGEGGNLGLTQRGRIEYAIAGGRIYTDFIDNSAGVDCSDHEVNIKILLGGAVADGELTVPQRDALLAEMTDEVAALVLRDNYDQARALANACAQARPLLPVHRRMITDLEQSGQLDRELEALPSDEDLAERIRAGADGLTLPEFAVLLAYAKISIEGQVLADGLPDEAWTDRVLANYFPTPLRERYAARMTDHQLRREIVVTSLVNEAVNRGGMSFVYRTMEETGASAADVLRAYVVVRDVFGLDTLWADIDALDNVVGTAAQVSVYLESRRLLDRAVRWLVTNRKSPLDVPGETARLRDGVSRLLPELGDYFRGDERESLRAHVDTMTGRGLPPDLADRATRIMYSFGLLDVVETAADTGCDVTEVASVYFMLSERFRVDWLLSKISLLPRGDRWQTLARTALRYDLYAALAALTVEVLTATPGEVAVQDRAEQWEQDNASAVARVRRAMEDFAHSPADLAALSVLLRQIRTLVRTSSAN
- a CDS encoding SCP2 sterol-binding domain-containing protein, whose protein sequence is MPQTTQRAQTTRTASAREPMPATREFFDRLGQKENAALLRQISGTVRFDLAHDEQVDYWFVTFDDGRASLVREQRDAESVLRTDQEVFEGMARGEINPMAAMLRGDIMVLGDLRLLILIERMMPGPPGSHDPRAFARRERTEQ